Genomic window (Gloeothece verrucosa PCC 7822):
TAAGCCGGCACTCGTGCGCTCTTTGATGAGATTACGCTCGAATTCTGCCAATGCCCCAAACAGATGAAAGATCAAACGTCCCCCTGAAGTGGTTGTAGTAATTGATTCGCTTAGACTGTGTAACTCGATCCCTCGTTCTTCTAGGGTTTCCATTGTTTGGATCAAGTCTTTTAATGATCGTCCCAAACGATCTAAACGCCAGATTACTAAAACATCCCCAGATCGGGCTACCGAGAGGGCTTGTTGTAAGCCAGGTCTTGCCACCTTGACTCCGCTTAAACGATCTTCATAGATTTTGGTACAGCCTGCACTTAAAAGAGCATCTCTTTGAAGATTTAGGTTTTGGTCATCCGTCGAGACACGGGCATAGCCAATAAACATATTGATCGACTAAGTGCGTTAAGAAACTCGTCAACTACCATGATCTCCTAACTTTGATTAATTTACTGAGTTTTTTAACCACAGAAGCTTGAATTTAGGTTAGCTAAAACACAAGCTTTGAGGGGAAAGAAAAGGAAGATTTTCTTTACTGCTAGTTGCAAATAATTCTGTCCCAAGTTTATGTTTGCTGTCTGGTTGCAAATAATTCTGTCTCAGTTGCACTTAATTCTGGCTCAAGTTATCTTTCTATTTGCAAATAATTCTGTCCCGAAAGCTCTTTGTTTGCAGGTCGGAGCGTTTATGTTTGCAGTCCGCTACAGCTACTTATGAATCCCTTGACTCCCGTAGTCAACAAATTAACCGTCATCGCCAATTAACTCTTAAAGGGGTTAACCCAAACCAATATTTGGATCAACTTCATCACCTGCTACAAAGTCAGGATCAATTTGCCCTCCATCATCAGGCGATCGCCATTGCCGGATTAACTGGCCGCCGTATTGGAGAAGTCGTAGCTAGAGGCAAGTTTACTCTCTCAACCCATCCCTATTTACTTCGCTTCCTTGGTCATTCTAAAACCGAGCGTTCTTCTTACGATATTGTGACTCTAATAGCGGCATCGGAGTTATTACCCTTCATTGATCAGTTTCGCTCTTCATTCCTAATTAAGCCGCTATTAAAATTAGAACCGGAAGAGTTAGCCGCACAAATCAATAAATTTAACGTCCAAATTAATCGAGAGTGTAATAAACACCTGGGAGAGATTGTACCCGCCTTAGAAGGCAAGGAAAATATTAGTGTTCATAATTTACGTTCTCTTTGGGGGGCGATCGCTGCCTATTTTTTCTGTCCCCCCTCCTCCCATGAATACCCCTTCCTACAACATTACCTCGGTCATGTGATGGAGAGTTCGGCTACTGGTCATTATTTTCGTTATCGCTTAGTTGATGAGGCGGGTGACTATTTAGAGGACCGGGGCATACTGATTCCTTCCCAAGGAGAATTACCTCTACCAACCGCCGATGAAAGACATTCTACACAGTCTCGCCGCGACGAAAATAACTGTATAACCGACTCGGTTTATACAAAGATTAGCGAAGAGAGAGAAAGGTTATTGAATAGCGATAACTATTTAGATGTCCTGACGGGTTTAATGGCCGTGACCGGGAGAACCCCGGCTGAGTTATTTAAGTCCGCCGTCTTTAAACCGGACGCATCCGATTTAAAAGCGGTCTTATTCTCATCAACTATTACCAATGTTCATTACCGCCTCGTTACTCTAGTTGATGCGATTCTTGTTCTAGAAGCTATTCAACGGTTAAAGAATTTTCCCTCCTCTCAATTCTTACTCTACCAAACTCCTGATTTTATTGATTCTCACTGTTTGCCCAATGTGCAGCAAGTTATTACCAAACATCTTCCCTATCAGAATATTGAAGAAATGAAGGACGCTTATCATCAAGAAGCCGGACCCTTAACTCCGGTCCCCTTAAACGACGATGATACTCTTATTCAACTGAGTCCAGAAATGAGGACACAGTTAATGGCGATCGCCGACCGACTCTCATTCAAAGGTAGCCGCACTGATATGATCAAGGCTCTACTCGACTGGGCAAAAACACAACTTGACTCCCCATCTAGCCGGATTCCTTCGAGTTCTCCCCTTTTAGCCACATCCTCTGTCATGGAGACTGTCAATTACCAAGCCCAAACTTTAAGTTGGTTGACCACTGAAGTTACTCATCTTCGACAACAAGTTAGTCAATTAGAACTTGAAAATAGAGAACTCAACTCCCAACTTCAAGCTGCATCGGAACCGAACTGTGAACTCGAACAGTTAAAAGAAGATCATGCCGCACTAGAACATTCCTTGAAGGCGGCTTATCAAAAAATTGAGCAATTTAAGCGGCTATTATTTGATGATGATCAACCCACTCAAACCTTAGAAGTTCCTCTTCAGAACCATTTACCCCCTCAGATTACACCAAGCCAGAGTGGGATCAAGCCAACCCCTAGTCATGAAGCGCCACCATCTACTCCTCCCCAATCTCAAAGCCAAAAAATTCCCCCTCAACCAACTCACAAAAAACCGACAGGATCATCACAGCGCCCATCCGCCCCCAAACCCACCGGAGTCTCTCAAGGCAGTCGGGCCTATCAGAGGGCGAATGCTATTTTTGAAAAAATACAGCAGTGGAATCAAGAACATCTCCGATGCACTTTTGCCCTTAATGCTGGTTTATTAGAACAAACTTTCGGCATTCATCGCGCTGCGGCTAAAGAATGGATCACTCAAAATAAAGAACTTATTGAGCAATATCATCTCTCCATTGGGGTTGGTAATGCCAGGGGTCATAATCGGGGTAAAGATACTACTCCTCTTCAAGCTTTTGTTAGGGGGGTTGAGTGAACTCTCTTTAAAGAATAACTTCTTGGCTCGGCTTGACGGAGAGCTTTAAATGTTGCCAAATGTGGTGTTTCTCGAACTCAATCCCTTGAGGCTGTCGAGAGGGTTCGCTGACACTGGAGATCGCCACGTTCAGATATTTTAAGGCCATGCGTCGCCCGTGTTTCTGTTTGGAAAAAAGGCAAAAGCTATTATCAAATATTTGGCTTCGGTTGCCGAAAAATTCCCTCAATTGATGAACGAGATCGCTCTTTCTTAATGATGCAACAAATTTCTCCCGATCACTGGAATGGGAAAGAGTGAACTTTTTTCCTTCACTCTATTTTTGGACATTGTTAATGTGAGTCGAACTAGGATTAAACAAAATTTAAGCTCGGCTTGTTGCCAATTATTAACTTTTTTTAGTTATACCTGATGACCAAAAATTCTCCGTAACTACTCTTAATCACATCTTTCTTAACATAGCATCTTACCAGTCAAAAGCATTCCATACTGAAAACCCAATACCCAACTCTTGGCTATATCATCTAACCGCTTTAAACCTCTCCAAATCACCTTCACCCCTGGATCTTTGTCACTCTTGCGTCCGATAAACCCCCCCAAATTGGCTATCCATCTAATACATTGATTAAGCGTTGGAATTTCAGTCGGCGGACGAATCTGCCGAGTTAAAAAACAGTATAATGATTGCCATTCATAGCGTTTAAAAATAAACTCAGGCGATTGCTTGCCATACACTCTAGCCTCGTAAGTCAGCCACAAAAGTCGCCAAGCTACAATCGCATAACAAGCCAAGGCTTTTTCTATCCGCGCTGCCGTCTTAAGTTGCAGTTTTTCCAGTTGACAGCCACTTTTTAATACATAATGATAACGCTCTATTAAAAACCTATAACTGTAGCGTTCAACGCAAACACAAGCACCATCAAACGTTTTTATTTCCCTTGTTGTTATTAATAACCAACTGACGGGTTTTTCTCCCGATGGTGGATGTTCTTCTTCGGCTAAGATTACCGTTACCGGAATTGCTGGTAACTGCTCTTTTTTGGCTCTTTTCACTGGTGGTTGTATCCAAAGTTTTTGGGAGCATCCCATTTTTGTAATTAGACAGTTTAATACGATGCACACGCTTCGCGAGAAACAATCGCGAATTAATTTAAATATTTATTCTATTCAATAAATTCTGACATAATGGGAATGTAAGCATGAAGATTATCTTGTTATGACTCCATCTGAAAGAAAAAAGCTTGAAGCCTGTTTAAGAGAGGCCAGTGAAATACTTTACAATAATGCAGATCCCTCATCTTTAAACACTCTTGAAGATATCGAAATTGCTGTGAGGGAACAGGTTATAGAGAACGTTAGCCCACAAATAGCCCTTTTTTTATTGAAAGAAAAACAAAGACGAGAAAGGGAAGGAGGCGGAAAATAAAAAGTTGTGTCGGACAATTACAAATTACTGAAAAACAATGTAAAAGATTAGGAATTAATCCATATACTCGTCATAGTCCTTTACTAGAAAAGTGTTGTCTCTTATTAAGTGCCAACGAATCTTATCAAAATGCTGAGCAGGATATGTTATTATTAATGGGGCTAAAAGTCGGGCATTCAACCCATCAAAGGAAAGTTCAAAAACTTGACAATTTACTACCAGATGTCAAACAAGGTTGTTCCGAAGTCTCTGTTGATGGGGGAACGATAAGATTAAGAGGATTATACGGTCAAGCAAGTTATTGGAAAGAATACAAAACGGCGAGATTACAAGGGATTTATTATGGTGCTTTTTTCCAAGATAATCAAGGATTAATCGATTGGATTAATAGCCAGAAATTAACTAATCCCCTTTACTGCTTGGGAGATGGACATGATGGAATTTGGAATATAATTGCAGAAATAGGAGATGAAACAGAAAGAATTGAAATACTGGATTGGTATCATTTAATGGAAAATCTCTATAAAACTGAAGGAAAAAGATATCAAAAAGACCAGGTTAAAGCTTATTTATGGATGGGGCAAGCTTCTGAAGCCATCAACTATTTACTTTCCCAGAAAATCGTCGGGGGGAATCAGTTCATTAACTATCTAAAAAAGCATGAAAAACGCCTCATTAATTACCATTATTATAGTTGGCAGAAAATTGCTTCAATTGGCAGTGGAGCCGTAGAATCTGCGGTAAAACAAATTGGATATCGAGTCAAAATAACTGGCGCACAGTGGAAATCTGAGAATGTTAATAATATTCTACAACTGCGTTGTGCTTATTTGAATGGTCAACTAGCTATTTAATTCTAATTAAATCATAAAAATGAAGACAAGTTGATTATTAATTCGCATATTATAGTGGCGAATAAATTTAGCCTGGAGTTGGATTTTTATGGGACGCAGAAGATATATTGAGAGTCAGCAAGATAAATTGGATAGAATACAAAGATTAGCTGAAGCTATTGCAGAAATAGAGTCGTAAGTAGGTGGGCATAATTAAGTGTAAAATAGAAAAACACTTAAAGCTCATTCTTAAAGTTTATGCCAGCCCCCCTTAAAATCCGGTTAACACCTCAAGAAGATGAACAGTTATTAGCCCTCAAAAGTGATACAAATGTTCCGAAAAGAACAAGAGACAGAGCAGAAGCAATAACTCTAAATTTTCGGGGATGGAATGTCAATCAAATATCCTCTTATATTAAATATTCTCCTAATACAATTCGGAAAATTTTTTATCGCTGGATAACAAGAGGAATTGAAGGGTTATATGATGCACCAAGGACAGGAAGAAAGCCTAGGTGGTCTGAAGAAGATGTAAACTATATAGAAAGTAGTTTGGAAAAAGAGCCAAGAACTTATAATAGTTATCAATTAGTAGAGAAGTTGAAAAAAGAACGCTCAGTATCATTAAGCCGAGAGCGGATTAGAAAAATTCTAAAAAAAAAGATTGGCGATGGAAAAGGACTAAACATTCGCTAAAAGGAAAACAAAATCAAAAACATAAAAAGAAAAAATAAATTGACATACAAACAATTGAAAAATATGCACAGCAAGGATTAGCGAGGTTAAAATATTTAGATGAAGCAGGGTTCTCTCTCTGGAGTTCCGTTAGCTATACTTATGTAAAAAAAGGAAAGCAAAAAGAAATAAAGCAAACCAAACGTAGAGGTAGAAGATTAAATATTATAGGAATTTTTGAAAAAGATGTAAGTTTTGAATATGGATTAGTCTTAGGAAGTATTAAAAGTGATATTTATATAAAAATTATGGATTGGCAAGCCGAGAAACCGAAAGAGGATTTTGAGAAATCGGGAATAATTACAATAATTGTTCAGGATAATTATACGGTTCACAAAAGTAAAAAAGTTAAAGAAAAAGAAAAAGAGTGGCAAACAAAAGGATTAGAATTCTTTTTTCTTTCTTCTTATAGTCCAGAACTGAATAAAATTGAACCCGAATGGCATCAATTAAAAACTCATGAATTAGCGGCAAGAATGTTTGAGGATGAATACGAGTTAGCACAGGCAGTTATCCGAGGGATTGAAGCAAGAGCTGCTAAAACAATTATGTCTGTCAAAGATTTAAATTTAATTAAACTCAAACTTAGTCCAAAAGTAGAGTAAGAAAATTATGCAACGTTGTTCGTTTAATTATGCCCACCTACTTATTTACAGTTTTTTAATGATAAGGGAGAACAAGCTGAGGATGGTTGTTGGGTAGCTCGGTATCAAGTACGGCAAAAAGATAAGATTTATTGGTATTATAAGCTACAAGCTGATAAACCTATTTTTGAGCAAAAAAACGGTCAATCTATGAGTAAATACCAACATTTTGGGAAAGCTGGCACAATTGCCTATGTTGATGCTGTTATGGGAGTCCTGAGAAGAACCATCGTCATCGAGTTACAGTCTACCATTAGTTCTTTAAAAAGCTGTTTAGTTGACATTGTATATGATGGAGAACAAGAAAGTAGATAGCTTGCTTTTTAATTCGCGATTTATTATCGCGAATTATGTTTTACTTTTACAAAAATGGGATGCTCCCAAGTTTTTTCCAACGTAGCGTTAATGTGGCTTCTCTGTCATCATGAGATGAAACTCTTCGTAGTGTTATCGTAAAATCGCCCCCTGGAGAAGAGGAACGAATTTCTTGCCACAATGAAGAAGTCTCTTTATCTTCTATATTTTTCTTGACTCGACGATTATGATGTCCTCTTATTAACAACTCTGAACCCCAATCTCTTTCAGTTGCTAACAGGTCATATATATCCCCTTCTCTATCTGTCATTGTGATGACAAATCTTTCATAAAGGAATAAATAATCGTCACTTAATTTTAACGATTCTACCCATCGATAACTTTCTTTATCTTTAAGAGGAATTAAAAATCGATCTTTTTTATGATTTTTATGGGAAGTCGCCCAGACTTTTTGATGAATAAGACCGAAAGGGATTCCTTCGTCGCTAACGCACATAACTGAATGAACTTTTAATCCTCTAGTCTTGTTATTACGGCTCTTTCGGTATTCTGTGGTAAAATGTAGCGATAGCTACGTTTTACCACCAAGCTAACAATGGATTTTCATCTAGATACGTTATTAAATTTACCTGATATAAGCGTTTTTACTTGTTACCGCCAAGAAGACTTTACTTTTCTGGATCTCCATTTTTTAAACCCTAAAGTTAAGTGTAAGTATTGCCAATATTCTACGGATAATATTCATCAAGAAAGACCAATTTTAGTGAGGGATTTATCCATTTGTGGTCAAGCCGTATATTTAAAAATTTCTCGTCGCCAAATTTATTGTCCTTTTTGTAAAAAATACTCAACTGAAAGCTTAGATTTTGTAGAGCAAGGGCGTAATTATACAAAAAGATATGAAAATTATATATATGAGAGAGTCAAAGAATTGACAGTAGAACAAGTCAGCTATCATGAACAATTAAGTGCTGAACAAGTCAAAAATATTTTTTCAAGAATTGCCCAGAGAAAAAAAAAGACTGGTCAAACCCAGAAAGATTAAGTTTAGATGAGTTCAGTAAAGAAAAAGGGAAAAGACAATTTGTAAC
Coding sequences:
- a CDS encoding recombinase family protein; amino-acid sequence: MFIGYARVSTDDQNLNLQRDALLSAGCTKIYEDRLSGVKVARPGLQQALSVARSGDVLVIWRLDRLGRSLKDLIQTMETLEERGIELHSLSESITTTTSGGRLIFHLFGALAEFERNLIKERTSAGLKAARARGRKGGRPKALEPNKRKLAVKLYKEGQHTISEICQMMGISKPTLYSYVAEASLT
- a CDS encoding protelomerase family protein, encoding MQSATATYESLDSRSQQINRHRQLTLKGVNPNQYLDQLHHLLQSQDQFALHHQAIAIAGLTGRRIGEVVARGKFTLSTHPYLLRFLGHSKTERSSYDIVTLIAASELLPFIDQFRSSFLIKPLLKLEPEELAAQINKFNVQINRECNKHLGEIVPALEGKENISVHNLRSLWGAIAAYFFCPPSSHEYPFLQHYLGHVMESSATGHYFRYRLVDEAGDYLEDRGILIPSQGELPLPTADERHSTQSRRDENNCITDSVYTKISEERERLLNSDNYLDVLTGLMAVTGRTPAELFKSAVFKPDASDLKAVLFSSTITNVHYRLVTLVDAILVLEAIQRLKNFPSSQFLLYQTPDFIDSHCLPNVQQVITKHLPYQNIEEMKDAYHQEAGPLTPVPLNDDDTLIQLSPEMRTQLMAIADRLSFKGSRTDMIKALLDWAKTQLDSPSSRIPSSSPLLATSSVMETVNYQAQTLSWLTTEVTHLRQQVSQLELENRELNSQLQAASEPNCELEQLKEDHAALEHSLKAAYQKIEQFKRLLFDDDQPTQTLEVPLQNHLPPQITPSQSGIKPTPSHEAPPSTPPQSQSQKIPPQPTHKKPTGSSQRPSAPKPTGVSQGSRAYQRANAIFEKIQQWNQEHLRCTFALNAGLLEQTFGIHRAAAKEWITQNKELIEQYHLSIGVGNARGHNRGKDTTPLQAFVRGVE
- a CDS encoding IS4 family transposase, yielding MGCSQKLWIQPPVKRAKKEQLPAIPVTVILAEEEHPPSGEKPVSWLLITTREIKTFDGACVCVERYSYRFLIERYHYVLKSGCQLEKLQLKTAARIEKALACYAIVAWRLLWLTYEARVYGKQSPEFIFKRYEWQSLYCFLTRQIRPPTEIPTLNQCIRWIANLGGFIGRKSDKDPGVKVIWRGLKRLDDIAKSWVLGFQYGMLLTGKMLC
- a CDS encoding ISKra4 family transposase (programmed frameshift), whose amino-acid sequence is MTPSERKKLEACLREASEILYNNADPSSLNTLEDIEIAVREQVIENVSPQIAPFFIERKTKTRKGRRRKIKSCVGQLQITEKQCKRLGINPYTRHSPLLEKCCLLLSANESYQNAEQDMLLLMGLKVGHSTHQRKVQKLDNLLPDVKQGCSEVSVDGGTIRLRGLYGQASYWKEYKTARLQGIYYGAFFQDNQGLIDWINSQKLTNPLYCLGDGHDGIWNIIAEIGDETERIEILDWYHLMENLYKTEGKRYQKDQVKAYLWMGQASEAINYLLSQKIVGGNQFINYLKKHEKRLINYHYYSWQKIASIGSGAVESAVKQIGYRVKITGAQWKSENVNNILQLRCAYLNGQLAI
- a CDS encoding helix-turn-helix domain-containing protein; the protein is MPAPLKIRLTPQEDEQLLALKSDTNVPKRTRDRAEAITLNFRGWNVNQISSYIKYSPNTIRKIFYRWITRGIEGLYDAPRTGRKPRWSEEDVNYIESSLEKEPRTYNSYQLVEKLKKERSVSLSRERIRKILKKKIGDGKGLNIR
- a CDS encoding IS630 family transposase yields the protein MEKYAQQGLARLKYLDEAGFSLWSSVSYTYVKKGKQKEIKQTKRRGRRLNIIGIFEKDVSFEYGLVLGSIKSDIYIKIMDWQAEKPKEDFEKSGIITIIVQDNYTVHKSKKVKEKEKEWQTKGLEFFFLSSYSPELNKIEPEWHQLKTHELAARMFEDEYELAQAVIRGIEARAAKTIMSVKDLNLIKLKLSPKVE